A stretch of the Aerosakkonema funiforme FACHB-1375 genome encodes the following:
- a CDS encoding polysaccharide deacetylase family protein has protein sequence MYSNYQDYQDRVSIFELAQLGNTQAIAYWINSLLVPQGIYVRVQAARNGSLQIFVELPWLPQSQEDRQKLRDRLLRYICDRLGKLNSKYIKVIEIVASLVGYTDILWKQSVRLLTKANGGKLKNISKLSSRSEKHTDGINFKIFRSIFLCCLALASFIFIYKANNYEAANTPTTEPQSETLSTVDVSPTPVASPPPPQEEETKKLVFSAPEQFQGQIVHQVQPERNQKLIALTFDDGPWQNTTLQVLEILKKHNVKATFFWIGKHLKQYPQVAQKVVADGHAIGNHTFHHFTRKMNSSTAAREIDETEELISETTGVRTSLLRPPGGVLNNGVVTYAKKKKYAILMWSVDSRDYRVRQASKLAKNVLNSPNSGGIVLLHDGGGNRSATVQALPEIISTLKQRGYKFVTVPELLESAKKAKSQGNRG, from the coding sequence GTGTATTCAAATTATCAAGATTACCAAGATCGAGTGTCTATCTTTGAGCTAGCCCAACTGGGCAACACCCAGGCGATCGCCTACTGGATTAACTCGCTTTTGGTGCCCCAAGGCATTTACGTTCGCGTCCAAGCGGCTCGCAACGGCAGTTTGCAAATCTTTGTGGAATTGCCTTGGTTGCCTCAAAGCCAAGAGGATCGCCAGAAATTACGCGATCGCTTGCTGCGGTACATTTGCGATCGGCTGGGCAAACTGAATTCCAAATACATAAAAGTAATTGAAATCGTAGCAAGTCTTGTCGGATATACAGATATTCTTTGGAAACAGTCTGTACGGCTTCTCACCAAGGCCAACGGCGGTAAATTAAAAAACATTTCTAAACTAAGTAGCCGTAGCGAAAAACACACAGATGGCATTAACTTTAAAATTTTTCGTTCTATCTTTCTGTGCTGTTTAGCACTTGCAAGCTTTATCTTTATCTACAAAGCCAACAACTACGAAGCCGCAAACACTCCAACTACAGAGCCGCAATCTGAAACTTTAAGCACCGTAGATGTGTCCCCCACACCTGTGGCTTCGCCACCTCCACCGCAAGAAGAAGAAACCAAAAAGCTTGTATTTTCAGCACCAGAGCAATTTCAAGGGCAAATTGTTCATCAAGTACAACCAGAGCGAAACCAAAAACTCATCGCCCTCACATTTGATGATGGCCCCTGGCAAAACACCACCTTGCAAGTCCTGGAAATCCTCAAAAAACACAACGTTAAAGCCACGTTTTTCTGGATCGGGAAGCATTTAAAACAATACCCGCAAGTCGCCCAAAAAGTTGTAGCTGACGGTCACGCCATTGGCAACCATACATTCCATCACTTTACCCGGAAGATGAACTCCTCAACTGCCGCACGAGAAATTGATGAGACGGAAGAACTGATCTCCGAAACAACTGGCGTCAGAACATCGCTGTTGCGTCCCCCCGGTGGCGTCTTGAACAACGGGGTCGTCACTTACGCAAAAAAGAAAAAATATGCCATCTTGATGTGGTCGGTTGACTCCCGCGATTACCGCGTCCGCCAAGCATCGAAACTGGCCAAAAATGTGCTGAATTCCCCCAATTCTGGCGGCATTGTGCTGTTGCACGATGGCGGCGGCAATCGATCGGCCACCGTACAGGCATTACCGGAAATTATCAGCACACTCAAACAGCGCGGATACAAATTTGTGACAGTGCCGGAATTGTTGGAATCTGCAAAAAAGGCCAAGAGTCAAGGGAATAGGGGCTAG